The following nucleotide sequence is from Hevea brasiliensis isolate MT/VB/25A 57/8 chromosome 7, ASM3005281v1, whole genome shotgun sequence.
TACTGGCTATTGAGATTGCCATTCTTGATTGGGTGGTCCTATTTCCTCCATTTTATAAATTTCTCaattggcattcataatcatagacgtgacaatttctcaattcatcaAACCCTCAAACGCCTCCACCATCCAATGTACCCCGCGGCTAGTTATTGAAATCCTTAAATGCCTCTGGAACCACCGTCCCAAGGCCTTTCAATTCTTCAACCTCCTTTCCCATCGTCCTTCCTACTCCCACAATACTTCCTGGCTCCTTCCACGTCTCTGCCCGAGTTCGTGATAATCGCACTCTGTGTACCCTCATTTCTCGCATGTGCTCCATTGCCTAAGCCCTTTTCAGTTCCTGCTTCGATAGATTTAGGAATCACTTTAGATTATCATCACCATAATTAAATCTCACAAATCTATCAACAACAATCTTCGTTTTGTCACCTCCATTGGTGGATTCTCGAGGTTTCGCGTTCTGGCACAAATTTAAAGCAAAGAAGAGGAGCTTAACAACGTCTGCTTCTTTTAATTCTCGCTACTTAATAACTTGTGATGCCGGGGTATTTAGGTTAAGGACAGGTGTACAACGTCTAGACATAGAATGAGGTGATATGAGCGCTTCATAGTAACTATACGACTACTTCTTGGTACTTTGATGAGGTATAAAGAAGATTACAATGCTTTTAAGTGGTTTGGACAAGGCTTTAAATGAGATCCAACGACAACAAGAGTTAGAAGGCCAAACGGATTATCTCACTTAACAATCTACTACTTAAGTTAGTATAAGAGAAGAAAACAAAGAATACTAAGAATAAGTGAAATGGATTGTAAGAATGTTTTACCTAAGAGAATAAATGCCCATATATATACCATAAAAGACCAATAATAAGTGAATACATGGTGGTTTATGTCAAGTGAGATTATCTCATTCAATTAGATCTCTGCATAAAGTCACAGAGTACCACACTAGAAGTAATAACAATTCTGACACAAAATTGTGGTTGTGAGTAATTAGGAATACAAGTGTAGTATGCTAGGTAAATGGTTTAGCCAACTTATTACCAAAAGTTTatacttaaaaatataatattatcataaaatcttttgaaatatataaaaataataaaattttttattaaacttatataattttaaatattatccatttaataattattatatttataatgtcAAATATTTAATAAACATTACCTAAAATTAAAGCAAAAGTTtactatataattattattatgttaaaatttaaattcataaaataaaaaatagcaTAAATTCAGTGATTGAAATATATGTTTTTTTAAATgaataatgaaaatattttaatgtaaaatatacaaatttatttaaatttttaaataaacaatttaaaatatatataaaaaaaaaataatgatggCTCTATATTTTTATGGGGAGCTCTCGGGGCTTAGGGAGGCATGCCCACCCCTAGTCCCAAGTGGCTCAGTCGCTATAAATATCTACTAtctgattatttatttttatagttgttgtttaaataaatttaataattaaatttatttatttataatatatataaatatatgaagagTCAACATTGCCtttcatgatttatattatttataaaaatatcaataaaaactTGTTTATAACAATACCTGTATATATTTattgttaataatataaattaataatgaaaattcATTGTTAATATTTTCAGCAGCGATAAATTATTCATTTATAAAGGATTAGTAACAATTTTTAGCGATAACTATATGTCACTAATATTTTGAGCAGCAAAAAAATATTTTACACAAATTTATTGCTAATAATTTTTAGTGACAAGTTATTAATTGCTAATACTTTTAGCAATGAGAATTTATCATCAATAATTTTTAGCAACGACTTATCCAAtactaaatatataaataatttcaaattataatattactataattaataaaaattaaaattttaatattgtttTAATAATATTGTACTTAAACTAAAGATCCTATTATAattctatattttttattttataagtattattaatttattaaaatttatttaatttattacaataaaattaataaataacatTAAACACTGaattattctaaatatttataaatttataatattaaactattaaaataactatttaatttatataattataaaattttattcaattaaacaaaaaatttataGTTATACCAatagatataaaattttaatcatattcaataacaaatattttaatttttataaaattataggtATTTTTTTAACTATTAATAATAGATAGTTTTTACATTTATATATTGTATTTTCATGCAATAAGATTTAAgcttaattaattttaacttatactgtaattttttttctttttcaatatatttttttttgcttttttttctttaacagataaaatctatttataaaattttaaattttttaagtttttataaGTCACATTCACATGTATTATTTTTGTTAGGATAGTTACATGTGAATGTAatcattataattttattattattgctaatataaaattaaattaatatcctTATAAATTTAAAGATACCTAAAGTAAAGTTTTTCTAATTGACtactatatatttaatattttattatttatatagttttaaattaaagatgtcacgacccaacctatgggccggaccggcactaggacctgggccagcctaaagcccccgaggcccgtagtaagcctaactattcctcaacccataaccaagcccataatttaggcccaataagcatataaaataatttaaattaaactgttataattttatttcgggccaacttagcccagaaattattagaaactaaaattagggtagcccagctcaaccctgttacctcatttataaccatttaaaactcataaattttttttttcatttattaatacgagaacttgaattcatacagtccctgacaggcttaatggtactactagcacatgcggagtcctaaattacaaattttgaagaataataatacaattaagtaatcttttcataacctgagaggaaaggggcaggttattctgaaaaatgtctcctcctgtggcttggaaaaatattgaacaggagtgagcgttcgactcagagagtaaaatatcaattttaaccacaatctctataactatctagaactaatgcaacctgtggagtgaaatgcaacagcaacaatattttcacatcataacagcaaaaaggtaatttggagcactcacacaccctgtaatatcaatcataatatatgggagctgatcccctatataactctcttaaatccaacctggtgccagcgaagaactcagctcggacttccacttaataaccaaatcggggtcccaacgaagaactcaagctgtgtctaccccgaaggaccgggtcccagcaaagatctcaagccgtgtctacccgtcctatccatagtccacaccacatcacacgcacgccaacgcacgcacactgctccaaattaccacaacaacatccatggcactttcacagttatgaatgcaacataaatcgtgcctagagtttatctacatagatatatgcatataagtgatgcatgggcatgcttgaacatataataatatcgaaattacaattaaaattaatattttactcacagtacaccgatgactattgtggctgctggatgcataAAAATagttgacctcgatcacctaataattaaattatgattttattagtactaagttaagataaaactctataGAGGTAATAGACAGCTTAATTCAtctggcagagtttcccctatacctgagacctacccaacctgcaaaaaggctcaaataacacttctaaattctcaatttccacaaccacatctcatcaatatcacatggctcctcctgggccctccaaatcagacaatactcaaaatctcaaaaattacattttagtccctataattgacatttttcaaaaatccactcaaacaagctctaaaacttctaaaatttttgccccgcagtccttaataatattataaggctattgtaaaatgaattgtaattttctaatcacccatgaatattttattcaagaattttactcgattccataagttttcaACATCTAatgtattcttaattcaacccaattaaatatttacatatttaaacctccatcctcaagcttcaaccaattatataaaatttaattatcttaatttcaaataatcttatatgcccatatgctaaaaatctaactaaaatccatccatacttctcaaaaatattctacaatcactcaaaaattcaacaaacaccatagaatatctccaaataattttaatttcatcatatatttttcttagaatttttctccaatttttcctgtttaagaaacactatatttatgccccacagacagagaaataataaaaatagtcttacctgaagtttatctgtgtctcaaaaatttcaaaaatttatgaggaagcctctggaagttgaatcatctccatagctCATCGAGCTATCACGCACCACCATCACAAGACGGTGGTCGCCGGCGACATTTAccgaatctgatcataccaccatgttcctctcctcttcctcagtccataggtggtctcggatcgtcgatccaacgatcggatcgtcgtagatctgacgaaaaagcttgaaaaacccgaaaattctcccctccatatctcactcatccgacctccatttgctgcaaaattggtatcaaaagaaaggtctcggaacaagctttccaacgccacctgaatcgcctcgatcggacgtcggatgaagccagaATCGCGTCGGAAAGTCGCTGCCCACTGTGCGTgcgttttctctctctcctccctctcttgccgccgtttttgTTGGTTCTTgccgtcgccggagggtcgccggccaggtggggagctgcttggaaggtcgccggccggtcaccggaaaaagaaagaagaagaagagagggaaggaaaGGGAGAGAAGAGAAAATTTGGGGGGGGGCTTCCTCCTCccgttttttattttattttattttttttaataaatgttggcagtgacagtggaaacccactgtcacacaCCAACagtcaaatcattttttttttttatttctgggTTGTTACAAAAGAGTACCTTTAAGTTCacgaataattattgaaatttatcttTATTTCTTATTGATATGTCATGTATTTATGGAATCTGCATAATTTTTCTATTCATGGATGTGCACCAATGAAAATTGAGTGAAATTAGAATAAAATTGATAATTGAAATCTTGTTTGGTTGAAAAAGATTAAAGGTAAATTATAATGGAATAGGGTTTAATAAAGCCTATGAATTAATTTTTAGAGTAagtttaataataattaagttattaaattttattttcattaataaatttattattatattttatttttattaataaattaatctctATAATCATAAATTTTAGGAaccaatttattaaaaaaatacaatatgagtattaaattattaataaaaataaaatttaaatactaaatcattattaaatttacacaaaaattaataatatgagTTTTAATAAACtagaacatttaaaaaaaaaaaaaatttacccaaagATTAATATGATGATTGGACCAATGACAAAATGGGTATTTGACCTGAAAAAACGACAATCGTTTTATCCGAATCGAATTCCCCAATGTCTCCGGCTGGTCACTGGTCAATGAAGCCAGTGTTAAGTAGTTAACAGCAAAATGATCCATTTCTAGGGCTTTTCTCTTAACTATGATCCTTGCCCATTGAAATGAAGTCCCAGATGAGAATTCTTtgttttcttcttcatcttcttctggtACTTTTTCTCGCCTCGCAAACAGTACTTTCCTGGAAAAAAGACGAGTTTCGAAATTGCAACCAAACCCCCTTCTGCAAACGCGCCCGCTCCAGGAAGCCTGGTGCGTGTTCACTAATCGCCCATGACGTAGCCATCTCCGACGGTCACCTCACCGCCAAGCTTCTCCCCAAAACCCTACCAGAATTAGATCAAGGTCTAGAAGATCAAATCAAGCCTTTGATCCTTACTCTCTCGATCTATCAAGATGGCATCATGCGTCTCAAAATCGATGAGGATCTCTCTCTGGAGCCTCCGAAAAGACGCTTCCAAGTCCCTGACGTAATCATCCCGGATTTCGAGAACAAGAAGCTCTGGCTCCAGAGGGTTTCAACAGAAACGATCGACGGGGACGCTGGTCCCTCCTCCGTCGTTTACTTATCGGACGAGTATGAGGCTGTCCTTCGTCATGATCCATTCGAGGTTTATGTCCGCGAGAAAAAATCTAATGATCGCCGTGTGGTTTCCTTGAATTCTCATCAGTTGTTCGATTTTGAGCAATTGAGGCCTAAAAAGGAAGGGGATGATTGGGAGGAGAGGTTTAGGGGTCATACAGACACGAGGCCCTACGGCCCCCAATCCattagttttgatgtgtcctttTACGGTGCTGATTTCGTGTCAGGGATACCGGAGCACGCCACGAGTCTCGCCTTGAGGCCTACCAGAGGTCCTGGAGTCGACTATTCTGAGCCTTACAGATTGTTTAATTTGGATGTTTTTGAGTACTTGCATGACTCGCCCTTTGGCCTCTATGGGTCTATCCCTTTCATGATTGCGCATGGCAAAACCGGAAAAAGCTCTGGATTTTTCTGGTTGAATGCAGCCGAAATGCAGATTGATGTTTTAGGAGATGGATGGGACGCAGAGTCTGGGATTTCGCTGCCTTCAGGGCAGAAAAGAATTGATACCTTTTGGATGAGTGAGGCTGGGATTGTGGATGCCTTCTTCTTTCTGGGTCCAGGCCCGAAGGATGTTGTCAGCCAATACACGAGTGTCACTGGAAAGCCTTCAATGCCACAATTATTTGCAACTGCTTATCATCAATGTAGGTGGAATTACAGGGATGAGGAGGATGTTGAGAATGTGGATTCCAAATTTGATGAGCATGATATTCCTTATGATGTTTTGTGGCTTGATATTGAGCACACAGATGGTAAAAGGTACTTCACATGGGATCCTGTTTTGTTTCCACATCCAGAGGATATGCAGAAGAAATTGGCAGTCAAGGGAAGGCACATGGTTACTATTGTGGACCCTCATGTTAAGCGGGATGAGTCGTTTCGGCTGCATAAACAGGCTACAGAGAAGGGTTACTATGTGAAGGATGCAAGTGGGAATGATTATGAGGGATGGTGCTGGCCCGGTTCATCTTCCTACTTGGACATGTTGAATCCAGAGATCAGATCATGG
It contains:
- the LOC110640662 gene encoding probable glucan 1,3-alpha-glucosidase; translated protein: MKSQMRILCFLLHLLLVLFLASQTVLSWKKDEFRNCNQTPFCKRARSRKPGACSLIAHDVAISDGHLTAKLLPKTLPELDQGLEDQIKPLILTLSIYQDGIMRLKIDEDLSLEPPKRRFQVPDVIIPDFENKKLWLQRVSTETIDGDAGPSSVVYLSDEYEAVLRHDPFEVYVREKKSNDRRVVSLNSHQLFDFEQLRPKKEGDDWEERFRGHTDTRPYGPQSISFDVSFYGADFVSGIPEHATSLALRPTRGPGVDYSEPYRLFNLDVFEYLHDSPFGLYGSIPFMIAHGKTGKSSGFFWLNAAEMQIDVLGDGWDAESGISLPSGQKRIDTFWMSEAGIVDAFFFLGPGPKDVVSQYTSVTGKPSMPQLFATAYHQCRWNYRDEEDVENVDSKFDEHDIPYDVLWLDIEHTDGKRYFTWDPVLFPHPEDMQKKLAVKGRHMVTIVDPHVKRDESFRLHKQATEKGYYVKDASGNDYEGWCWPGSSSYLDMLNPEIRSWWGDKFSYKEYVGSTPTLYIWNDMNEPSVFNGPEVTMPRDILHYGGIEHRELHNSYGYFFHMATSDGLLKRGDGKSRPFVLSRAFYAGSQRYGAVWTGDNTADWDQLRVSVPMILTLGLTGMSFSGADVGGFFGNPEPELLVRWYQLGAYYPFFRAHAHLDTKRREPWLFGERNTELIREAIHVRYMLLPYFYTLFREANFSGIPVMRPLWMEFPSDEATFSNDEAFMVGGSLLVQGIYTERAKHASVYLPGKESWYDLRTGAAFKGGRTHKLEVSEESVPAFQRAGTIIPRKDRYRRSSTQMVNDPYSLVIALNSSQSAEGELYIDDGESFDFLQGAYIHRRIMFSDGKLTSVNLASNTDGKSQFSSRCVIERIILLGYSPRPKTAVIEPANQKVEIELGPLRLQSGARGASFVTIRKPVVRIGDDWTIKIL